One region of Streptomyces davaonensis JCM 4913 genomic DNA includes:
- a CDS encoding GH92 family glycosyl hydrolase, which translates to MRFRPLSVLLAAVLAAVGATPALAATSPPTDASTLVDDPTTYVDPLIGTKNGGNVFPGAVTPFGMFSFSPENTRGDATRTAAPGGYHYDATRIRGFSLTHMSGTGCAGGSGDIPLFPHAGEVTSSPASDTKDQVYAADFSHADESAEPGSYRVGLASGVTADLTATARTGSARFTYPADKPASLLFRTANSEVGSTDSTISIDPEKRTVSGSVTSGNFCGYLDPEGRRAYYTLYFTARFDRAFKATGTWHDDQLNPGSREASGGTGGFSNGGRPVPGKGAGGYVEFAPSADPVNVKVGISYVGQAGAEANLAAENPPGRSFEAVRDAARADWRQRLDAIRVGGGTEEERTTFYTALYHSLLHPNVISDADRRYRGADGKVHTVRHGHRAQYGTFSGWDVYRDQVQLLTLLEPRTGSDIAQSLYELAGQNGGIWDRWLHGAGGTHVMNGDPSAIALAGIRAFGGTDFDLRGAFASLLKAATVPTEKDLSADGKPVLSVGQRPSLDKYLKHHYMPSVSNAWGGAAETLEMSGADFALAQLAPAAGRKDVAAEFGRRSQWWQNNFNIAAHPSGGYIANRKADGSWVTGFTPATGNGFVEGTAAQYTWMVQHNPAGLFAAMGGRDRAVERLDSFFHDADGGWAFTGSGGEKSELDNEPSINVPYLYAYAGAPYKTQETVRAAMRELWSTGPGGIPGNDDLGAMSAWYVFSALGLYPQVPSRAELVLASPLFPRIEIDRPHGNDISVRAEGAAADAPYIRSLKVNGRTSERPWLPASFVRDGGRLDLALSGTPDKSWGSAPDDAPPSFRAGEQPYQIGVGPTTARLAPGGSAKVGIRALAMSGAGAGPEVRFRVDAPDGITATPAEGAVVDGAQEITLSAAADAPQGFHEVRVAVTSEGSSYEQPVSLTVAAPDTLLAAYDNAGISEDSGDHDEADYDGGGWSYSRQALAAAGLTPGGQGTVNGLTFTWPDSPSGRPDNASADGQTIQVRDGVSQLSFVGSAVNGNRQSEATVTYTDGTTATVPLAFTDWTVGGGNGSIQYGNEVVARAAYRNVAGADRDPVATYVFATRPFTAPEGKTIASVRLPKEGNLHLFTLALG; encoded by the coding sequence ATGCGTTTCCGTCCCCTGTCCGTGCTGTTGGCCGCCGTACTCGCGGCCGTCGGCGCCACCCCCGCCCTGGCGGCGACGTCCCCACCCACTGATGCGTCCACCCTGGTGGACGACCCCACCACCTACGTCGACCCCCTCATCGGCACCAAGAACGGCGGAAACGTCTTCCCCGGCGCCGTCACCCCCTTCGGCATGTTCTCCTTCAGCCCCGAGAACACCCGCGGCGACGCCACCCGCACCGCGGCCCCCGGCGGCTACCACTACGACGCCACCCGGATCCGCGGCTTCAGCCTCACGCACATGTCCGGCACGGGCTGCGCCGGAGGCAGTGGGGACATCCCGCTGTTCCCGCACGCGGGCGAGGTCACCTCGTCCCCGGCGAGCGACACCAAGGACCAGGTGTACGCCGCCGACTTCAGCCACGCCGACGAGAGCGCGGAGCCCGGCAGCTACCGGGTCGGTCTCGCCTCCGGCGTCACGGCGGACCTCACGGCCACCGCCCGCACCGGCTCGGCCCGCTTCACCTACCCGGCCGACAAGCCCGCCTCGCTCCTCTTCCGCACCGCCAACTCCGAGGTGGGGTCGACCGATTCGACGATCAGCATCGACCCCGAGAAGCGGACCGTCTCCGGCTCCGTGACCTCCGGGAACTTCTGCGGCTACCTCGATCCCGAGGGCCGACGGGCGTACTACACCCTGTATTTCACCGCCCGTTTCGACCGCGCCTTCAAGGCGACCGGCACCTGGCACGACGATCAGCTGAACCCGGGGTCCCGCGAGGCGAGCGGTGGCACCGGAGGGTTCTCGAACGGCGGGCGGCCGGTGCCGGGCAAGGGCGCGGGCGGCTACGTCGAGTTCGCGCCGAGCGCGGATCCGGTCAACGTCAAGGTCGGTATCTCGTACGTCGGTCAGGCCGGTGCCGAGGCCAATCTGGCCGCGGAGAACCCGCCCGGCCGTTCCTTCGAGGCGGTCCGGGACGCGGCCCGCGCCGACTGGCGTCAGCGGCTGGACGCCATCCGGGTCGGCGGCGGCACCGAGGAGGAGCGCACCACCTTCTACACCGCGCTGTACCACTCCCTCCTCCACCCGAACGTCATCAGCGACGCCGACCGCAGATACCGGGGCGCCGACGGCAAGGTCCACACCGTCCGCCACGGCCACCGCGCCCAGTACGGCACCTTCTCCGGCTGGGACGTCTACCGCGACCAGGTACAGCTGCTGACCCTGCTGGAGCCCCGCACGGGCTCGGACATCGCCCAGTCGCTGTACGAACTCGCCGGGCAGAACGGCGGGATCTGGGACCGCTGGCTGCACGGCGCGGGCGGCACCCACGTCATGAACGGCGATCCGTCGGCCATCGCGCTCGCCGGTATCCGTGCCTTCGGCGGCACGGACTTCGATCTGCGCGGTGCCTTCGCCTCCCTTCTCAAGGCGGCGACCGTCCCCACCGAGAAGGACCTGTCCGCCGACGGGAAACCGGTGCTGTCAGTTGGCCAACGCCCCTCTCTCGACAAGTACTTGAAGCATCACTACATGCCGTCCGTCTCCAACGCCTGGGGCGGTGCCGCCGAGACGCTGGAGATGTCCGGCGCCGACTTCGCGCTCGCCCAGCTCGCCCCGGCGGCGGGTCGCAAGGACGTCGCTGCGGAGTTCGGACGCCGCTCGCAGTGGTGGCAGAACAACTTCAACATCGCCGCCCACCCGTCGGGCGGATACATCGCCAACCGCAAGGCCGACGGCAGCTGGGTCACCGGCTTCACCCCGGCCACCGGCAACGGCTTCGTCGAGGGCACGGCGGCCCAGTACACCTGGATGGTTCAGCACAATCCGGCGGGCCTGTTCGCTGCGATGGGCGGCCGGGATCGGGCGGTCGAGCGGCTGGACTCCTTCTTCCACGACGCCGACGGGGGCTGGGCCTTCACCGGCAGCGGGGGTGAGAAGTCCGAGCTGGACAACGAGCCGTCGATCAACGTGCCCTACCTGTACGCCTACGCCGGAGCGCCGTACAAGACGCAGGAGACGGTACGCGCCGCGATGCGCGAGCTGTGGTCGACGGGGCCCGGCGGGATTCCCGGCAACGACGACCTCGGCGCGATGTCGGCCTGGTACGTCTTCTCCGCGCTCGGCCTGTATCCGCAGGTGCCCTCGCGGGCCGAACTCGTCCTCGCCTCACCGCTGTTCCCGCGGATCGAGATCGACCGCCCGCACGGCAACGACATCTCCGTCCGCGCGGAGGGCGCCGCCGCGGACGCCCCGTACATCCGCTCCCTGAAGGTCAACGGCCGGACCAGTGAACGGCCTTGGCTCCCGGCATCCTTCGTGCGGGACGGCGGCAGGCTCGACCTTGCGCTCTCCGGTACGCCGGACAAGAGCTGGGGCAGCGCTCCCGACGACGCCCCGCCGTCCTTCCGCGCCGGGGAGCAGCCGTACCAGATCGGGGTCGGTCCGACGACGGCGCGGCTCGCCCCGGGCGGCAGTGCGAAGGTCGGGATCAGGGCCCTCGCGATGAGCGGGGCGGGGGCGGGTCCCGAGGTTCGCTTCCGGGTCGACGCACCCGACGGCATCACCGCCACGCCGGCCGAGGGCGCGGTCGTCGACGGTGCCCAGGAGATCACCCTGAGCGCGGCCGCGGACGCACCCCAGGGCTTCCACGAGGTGCGGGTGGCGGTCACCTCCGAAGGCAGCTCGTACGAGCAGCCGGTTTCGCTGACGGTCGCCGCGCCGGACACCCTGCTCGCCGCCTACGACAACGCCGGGATCTCCGAGGACTCCGGCGACCACGACGAGGCCGACTACGACGGTGGCGGCTGGAGTTACTCCCGTCAGGCGCTCGCTGCGGCGGGGCTGACGCCGGGCGGGCAGGGCACGGTGAACGGGCTGACCTTCACCTGGCCCGACTCGCCGAGCGGCCGCCCGGACAACGCCTCCGCCGACGGACAGACCATCCAAGTGCGGGACGGAGTAAGCCAGTTGTCCTTCGTCGGCAGCGCGGTCAACGGCAACCGCCAGTCCGAGGCGACCGTCACCTACACCGACGGCACCACCGCGACGGTCCCCCTCGCCTTCACCGACTGGACCGTCGGCGGCGGCAACGGCTCCATCCAGTACGGCAATGAGGTCGTCGCGCGGGCCGCGTACCGGAATGTCGCGGGCGCCGACCGTGATCCGGTGGCCACCTACGTGTTCGCCACCCGGCCGTTCACCGCACCGGAGGGGAAGACGATCGCGAGCGTACGGCTGCCGAAGGAGGGGAATCTGCACCTGTTCACGCTGGCCCTCGGCTGA
- a CDS encoding helix-turn-helix domain-containing protein, whose product MDFPSALRARRTHRRMSQLDLASRAGTTQRHLSFIESGRSAPGRNMIVRLAESLELSLRERNELLLAAGYAPVYPESRLDDPVLAPVQDAIEHILRGHLPYPAVVVDRYGGLIAANSALDVVTEGAAPELLGPGRNVYRLALHPEGMAPRIVNLAEWARHILVRLDGQDELRTELSAYVPELTPSDAPLGFAVPLRLRSSYGELRLMTTVTAFATAVDVTLAELKLEAFLPADRATAVALSAASENHAPGNM is encoded by the coding sequence ATGGACTTCCCCAGCGCGCTGCGCGCACGCCGCACCCACCGCCGTATGAGCCAGCTCGATCTGGCGTCGCGGGCGGGTACGACCCAGCGGCATCTCAGCTTCATCGAGTCCGGCCGGTCGGCGCCGGGCCGGAACATGATCGTACGGCTGGCCGAGTCGCTGGAGCTGTCGTTGCGGGAGCGCAATGAGCTGCTGCTGGCGGCCGGGTACGCGCCCGTGTACCCGGAGAGCCGGCTGGACGATCCGGTGCTGGCTCCGGTGCAGGATGCGATCGAGCACATTCTGCGCGGGCATCTGCCGTATCCGGCGGTGGTCGTGGACCGGTACGGCGGTCTGATCGCCGCGAACTCCGCGCTGGACGTGGTCACCGAGGGGGCCGCCCCCGAGCTGCTGGGTCCGGGCCGGAACGTCTACCGGCTCGCGCTGCACCCCGAAGGCATGGCGCCACGCATCGTCAACCTCGCTGAGTGGGCGCGCCATATCCTCGTACGGCTGGACGGCCAGGACGAATTGCGCACCGAACTCTCCGCGTATGTACCGGAGTTGACGCCGTCCGACGCACCGCTCGGCTTCGCCGTGCCGCTGCGCCTGCGGTCCTCGTACGGCGAACTGCGCCTGATGACGACGGTGACGGCCTTCGCCACCGCCGTCGATGTGACGCTCGCCGAGCTGAAGCTCGAAGCCTTCCTGCCGGCGGACCGCGCGACGGCTGTGGCGTTGTCCGCGGCCTCCGAGAATCACGCCCCCGGGAACATGTAG
- a CDS encoding lytic polysaccharide monooxygenase → MGSAPDNPPRRLALTLRTKALFLVLVSLLATIPALALVMSAGTEAEAHGTPMKPGSRTFLCWQDGLTDTGEIKPVNPACKAAQQVSGTTPFYNWFSVLRSDGAGRTRGFVPDGELCSGGNSNFTGFNQPRNDWPLTHLTSGATVDFSYNAWAAHPGWFYVYITKDGFDPTQALTWDDMEEQPFLSVDHPPLNGSPGTVEANYSWTGQLPANKSGRHIVYMVWQRSDSAETFYSCSDIVFDGGNGEVTGIKEPGNPTEPVPGTCTATRRTTGSWSGGYQSEVTVTNSGDVPMLGWMVDWTLPTGQRVDSLWNGTPTYNGQAVMVHNANWNGSLDPGESTTFGYVVSGSGGDTATTLPCRVG, encoded by the coding sequence ATGGGCTCCGCGCCCGACAACCCCCCACGCCGATTAGCGCTCACCCTGCGCACCAAGGCCCTCTTCCTCGTCCTGGTCTCCCTGCTCGCCACGATCCCGGCCCTCGCGCTCGTGATGTCCGCCGGGACCGAGGCGGAGGCGCACGGTACGCCCATGAAGCCGGGCAGCCGTACGTTTCTGTGCTGGCAGGACGGGCTGACCGACACCGGTGAGATCAAGCCGGTCAACCCGGCCTGCAAGGCGGCGCAGCAGGTCAGCGGGACGACCCCGTTCTACAACTGGTTCTCGGTGCTCCGTTCCGACGGCGCCGGCCGCACCCGCGGCTTCGTGCCGGACGGCGAGCTGTGCAGCGGCGGCAACTCCAACTTCACCGGCTTCAACCAGCCCCGCAACGACTGGCCGCTCACCCACCTCACCTCGGGTGCGACCGTCGACTTCTCCTACAACGCCTGGGCCGCGCACCCGGGTTGGTTCTACGTCTACATCACCAAGGACGGCTTCGACCCGACCCAGGCCCTCACCTGGGACGACATGGAGGAGCAACCCTTCCTGAGCGTGGACCACCCGCCGCTCAACGGGTCCCCGGGCACGGTCGAGGCCAACTACTCCTGGACCGGGCAGCTTCCGGCGAACAAGTCGGGCCGCCACATCGTCTACATGGTCTGGCAGCGCTCCGACAGCGCCGAGACCTTCTACTCCTGCTCCGACATCGTCTTCGACGGCGGCAACGGCGAGGTCACCGGCATCAAGGAGCCCGGCAACCCCACCGAGCCGGTCCCCGGCACCTGCACCGCCACCCGCAGGACCACGGGCAGTTGGAGCGGCGGCTACCAGTCCGAGGTCACCGTCACCAACTCCGGCGACGTCCCGATGCTCGGCTGGATGGTCGACTGGACCCTCCCGACCGGCCAGCGCGTCGACAGCCTCTGGAACGGCACCCCGACGTACAACGGCCAGGCCGTGATGGTCCACAACGCGAACTGGAACGGCTCACTCGATCCGGGCGAGTCCACCACCTTCGGCTACGTCGTCTCCGGCAGCGGAGGTGATACGGCGACCACCCTGCCCTGCCGGGTCGGCTGA
- a CDS encoding HAMP domain-containing sensor histidine kinase, translating into MTHRPRARSLRARLLLLISATLVVVCAAMAFTTAYVQRATLLGNFDDRVTEAAEHSLDEARLDPDGLGYLDATGHSAGLLAARLDEDGGILSAAVVSQDATAPKHLTAAQRAALSDIRADGTRHTRTVPGLGTYRVTVLSGAGDGVQVLTGLPMADVQRMISDLMLTGSVVAAAGLVVAGGVSAVVIRRQLRPLGRVATIAAEVSRAPLDRGEATALTRVPERDTDPGSEAGQLGAALNRMMDHVESSLTERRRAEERMRRFLADVSHELRTPLASIAGYAELMNRGADRIEPALAWRRVLAESARMTGLVEDLLLLARLDEGRPPHSAEVDLAALVAEAVWGARAAGGDGHDWRLALHADTPALVTGDEARLHQLVANLLANARVHTPAGTRVVATVETRGTDVVVRVTDDGPGIPPTLLPTVFERFTRADASRSRTPGATGGTGLGLAVVAAITAAHGGRIDVESEPGRTEFTVRLPLAGEVLASEVRGSWTETSAVR; encoded by the coding sequence ATGACCCACCGACCGCGCGCCCGCTCCCTCCGCGCCCGCCTGCTGCTCCTCATCAGCGCCACCCTCGTAGTGGTGTGCGCGGCGATGGCCTTCACCACTGCCTATGTGCAACGCGCCACGCTGCTGGGCAACTTCGACGACCGGGTCACCGAGGCCGCTGAGCACAGCCTCGACGAGGCCCGGCTCGACCCCGACGGTCTCGGCTACCTCGACGCGACCGGCCACTCCGCGGGCCTGCTCGCCGCCCGACTCGACGAGGACGGCGGCATCCTCTCCGCGGCCGTGGTCAGTCAGGACGCCACCGCCCCCAAGCACCTCACGGCTGCCCAGCGAGCCGCGCTGTCGGACATCCGGGCCGACGGCACGCGGCACACTCGGACCGTCCCTGGCCTGGGCACGTACCGGGTCACCGTGCTCTCCGGTGCCGGCGACGGCGTGCAGGTGCTGACCGGACTGCCGATGGCGGACGTACAGCGGATGATCAGCGACTTGATGCTCACCGGGTCCGTAGTGGCCGCCGCGGGACTGGTCGTCGCCGGAGGCGTGAGCGCGGTCGTGATCCGGCGCCAACTGCGCCCGCTCGGCCGGGTCGCCACCATCGCCGCCGAGGTCTCCCGAGCCCCGCTGGACCGCGGTGAGGCCACCGCCCTCACCCGGGTCCCGGAGCGCGACACCGACCCCGGCAGTGAGGCCGGTCAGTTGGGCGCGGCGCTCAACCGCATGATGGACCACGTCGAGTCATCGCTCACCGAACGCCGCCGGGCAGAGGAGCGCATGCGCCGCTTCCTCGCCGACGTCAGCCATGAACTGCGCACCCCGCTCGCCTCCATCGCGGGCTACGCGGAGCTGATGAACCGCGGCGCCGACCGGATCGAACCGGCACTGGCCTGGCGGCGCGTCCTTGCCGAGTCCGCCCGGATGACGGGCCTGGTCGAGGACCTCCTGCTGCTGGCCCGGCTGGACGAGGGGCGTCCACCGCACTCCGCGGAGGTGGACCTGGCGGCACTGGTCGCCGAGGCGGTGTGGGGCGCACGGGCCGCGGGCGGCGACGGCCACGACTGGCGGCTCGCCCTGCACGCCGACACCCCCGCCCTGGTCACCGGCGACGAGGCCCGCCTCCACCAACTGGTCGCCAACCTCCTGGCCAACGCGCGCGTGCACACCCCCGCGGGCACGCGGGTCGTCGCCACGGTGGAGACACGGGGCACCGACGTCGTCGTCCGCGTCACGGACGACGGCCCCGGAATCCCGCCCACCCTCCTCCCCACGGTCTTCGAACGCTTCACCCGAGCCGATGCCTCCCGCTCCCGCACCCCCGGCGCCACGGGCGGCACCGGCCTGGGCCTGGCCGTCGTCGCGGCGATCACCGCGGCCCACGGCGGCCGCATCGACGTGGAGAGCGAACCGGGCCGAACGGAGTTCACCGTACGACTGCCGTTGGCGGGGGAGGTGTTGGCGAGCGAGGTGAGGGGGTCCTGGACAGAAACGTCGGCAGTGCGCTGA
- a CDS encoding tetratricopeptide repeat protein, which yields MPSPESAPRHLRIRGDRAPDRDRAARALLPADAVRVDCHRRLRGPYTGLGGMLRALVPSVFARRPDLVRDHQVEILTAAPELHALLEAEPETLTRLAVGEERTRFYSEARSRRTPHGIVEFLKECRADREAPAGPLTVFFDNAHEADATDRECLAIMLRRCDPRAVRLLVGTGRGHLPGELGTAVGRYADTLDADPADEGPARTPDELWQAYIASDGTSDDPAELAAWQDAEPATRAAAHDARADVLEADGAVGHTLGAIPFHREHGTDPTGAGTAALRRALDYCVDLGFYAAAADLGLRGYALTDPDTRQVEYCHFAAKAALALISLGRAHRAKELYTELRGRYPLPRVHMSTSYNMAMLYTRFLPKEELDHHLARAYASNGVALATLTEDFEDRAFYTVFQQNGLALVEMHLGHLTTALKLVAEGVDRLNRETHPDKYRLHKSVLIHNRANVYAGMGMLQESMADFDTVIGLDPHYPEYYLDRGNMHRRLGDDQAALTDYETAMKMGPPFPELYYNRGDVRAARGDLDGAVEDFGYALELEPGHLDSRINHASLLLESGRLDEAAASVAEGLALHPDSAHLLCTEGLLALERDDADTARHAFSAALKADPELYQALVNQAVLAYSEGAYDEAVRLLGRALEQTGDDPDLLYNRGAAQLAAGRPEPAAADFTRALELPGADREEILEQLALCR from the coding sequence ATGCCCTCGCCCGAATCTGCCCCCCGCCACCTGCGGATCCGCGGCGACCGCGCCCCGGACCGGGACCGCGCCGCCCGGGCGCTGCTGCCCGCCGACGCCGTCCGGGTGGACTGCCACCGCCGTCTGCGCGGCCCGTACACGGGGCTCGGCGGAATGCTGCGCGCGCTCGTGCCGTCGGTCTTCGCCCGGCGCCCGGACCTCGTCCGCGACCACCAGGTCGAGATCCTCACCGCCGCCCCCGAGTTGCACGCGCTGCTCGAAGCGGAGCCGGAGACGCTGACCCGGCTGGCCGTGGGCGAGGAGCGGACCCGCTTCTACAGCGAGGCGCGCAGCCGTCGTACGCCGCACGGGATCGTGGAGTTCCTGAAGGAGTGCCGGGCGGACCGGGAGGCTCCGGCCGGTCCGCTCACCGTGTTCTTCGACAACGCCCACGAGGCCGACGCGACCGACCGCGAGTGCCTGGCCATCATGCTGCGCCGATGCGATCCGCGCGCCGTACGCCTGCTCGTCGGGACGGGCCGGGGCCACTTGCCGGGTGAGTTGGGCACCGCCGTGGGCCGGTACGCGGACACCCTCGACGCCGATCCCGCCGACGAGGGGCCGGCGCGCACCCCGGACGAGCTGTGGCAGGCGTACATCGCCTCGGACGGCACCAGCGACGATCCGGCCGAGCTGGCAGCCTGGCAGGACGCCGAACCGGCCACCCGGGCCGCCGCGCACGACGCGCGCGCCGACGTACTGGAGGCGGACGGCGCCGTCGGGCACACGCTGGGCGCGATCCCCTTCCACCGCGAGCACGGCACCGACCCGACCGGGGCCGGGACCGCCGCGCTGCGCCGGGCCCTGGACTACTGCGTCGACCTCGGCTTCTACGCCGCCGCCGCGGACCTCGGCCTGCGCGGCTACGCGCTGACCGACCCGGACACCAGGCAGGTGGAGTACTGCCACTTCGCCGCGAAGGCCGCGCTCGCGCTGATCTCGCTCGGCCGGGCCCACCGCGCCAAGGAGCTGTACACCGAGCTGCGCGGCCGGTATCCGCTGCCCCGGGTCCACATGTCGACGAGCTACAACATGGCGATGCTGTACACCCGGTTCCTGCCCAAGGAGGAGCTGGACCACCATCTGGCGCGGGCGTACGCGAGCAACGGGGTGGCCCTGGCCACGCTCACCGAGGACTTCGAGGACCGGGCGTTCTACACGGTGTTCCAGCAGAACGGCCTGGCCCTCGTGGAGATGCACCTGGGGCATCTCACCACGGCCCTGAAGCTGGTGGCCGAGGGAGTCGACCGGCTGAACCGGGAGACGCACCCGGACAAGTACCGGCTGCACAAGTCCGTGCTCATCCACAACCGGGCCAACGTCTACGCCGGCATGGGCATGCTCCAGGAGAGCATGGCGGACTTCGACACGGTGATCGGCCTCGATCCGCACTACCCGGAGTACTACCTGGACCGGGGCAACATGCACCGCCGCCTGGGCGACGACCAGGCCGCCCTGACGGACTACGAGACGGCGATGAAGATGGGCCCGCCGTTCCCCGAGCTGTACTACAACCGCGGTGATGTGCGGGCCGCGCGGGGCGATCTGGACGGCGCCGTCGAGGACTTCGGCTACGCGCTGGAGCTGGAGCCGGGTCATCTGGACTCGCGGATCAACCACGCCTCGCTGCTGCTGGAGTCGGGCCGCCTGGACGAGGCCGCGGCCTCCGTGGCGGAAGGGCTGGCGCTGCACCCGGACAGCGCCCATCTGCTGTGCACAGAGGGCCTGTTGGCCCTGGAGCGGGACGACGCCGACACGGCGCGGCATGCCTTCTCGGCCGCCTTGAAGGCCGACCCCGAGCTGTACCAGGCGCTGGTCAACCAGGCGGTGCTCGCCTACTCGGAGGGCGCGTACGACGAGGCGGTACGGCTACTCGGGCGGGCCTTGGAGCAGACGGGCGACGATCCCGATCTGCTGTACAACCGGGGCGCCGCCCAACTGGCCGCGGGGCGGCCTGAGCCCGCCGCAGCTGACTTCACGCGGGCCCTCGAACTCCCGGGCGCCGACCGGGAGGAGATCCTCGAACAGCTGGCCCTGTGCCGCTGA
- a CDS encoding flavin reductase family protein, whose translation MAVDSVAFRRALSHVATSVSVVTTFDDRGQPYGVTVGSLCSLSLTPPLVLFCLDRGGSAHAVVTAARRFGVHVLGAGQQPLARRFAARGEDRAAGLVRGELHGVPMVPGALATVVCSRHTVVEAGDHSVVIGLVEHADVTDGAPLLYYDRGYHTLFALGSGP comes from the coding sequence GTGGCTGTGGACTCCGTCGCCTTCCGCCGGGCGCTGTCCCATGTGGCCACCTCGGTGTCGGTCGTGACCACCTTCGACGACCGGGGGCAGCCGTACGGCGTCACCGTAGGCTCGCTGTGCTCGCTGTCGCTCACCCCGCCGCTGGTGCTGTTCTGCCTCGACCGCGGGGGCTCGGCCCACGCGGTCGTCACGGCCGCGCGCCGGTTCGGGGTGCATGTCCTGGGCGCCGGACAGCAGCCGCTGGCCCGCAGGTTCGCCGCCCGCGGCGAGGACCGGGCGGCGGGGCTCGTCCGGGGTGAGCTGCACGGCGTGCCGATGGTCCCGGGCGCCCTGGCGACGGTGGTGTGCAGTCGGCACACGGTCGTCGAGGCGGGCGATCACAGCGTGGTGATCGGGCTGGTGGAGCACGCCGACGTCACCGACGGTGCTCCGCTGCTCTACTACGACCGCGGGTACCACACCCTGTTCGCACTGGGCTCCGGGCCCTGA
- a CDS encoding helix-turn-helix domain-containing protein, whose translation MVRKSGETPRGSDLDCTLLLGAALYQCRLEHGLSLRALARRLGFGSHSGLLDYERGRRILPEYLLTAYEREFGTAAAQLRELRDRALREQARAKVGDLIDRYGVPPVVTPAALRVPPFVGLVSRLAHTLHALPGCMASAVNEAWRTSAGPAQGPEPSANRVWYPRS comes from the coding sequence ATGGTCCGCAAGTCCGGCGAGACTCCGCGCGGCTCCGACCTCGACTGCACCCTCCTGCTGGGGGCGGCCCTCTACCAGTGCCGTCTGGAACACGGCCTCTCCCTGCGCGCGTTGGCGCGACGGCTCGGTTTCGGCTCGCACAGCGGGCTGCTCGACTACGAGCGCGGCCGCCGCATCCTGCCGGAGTACCTGCTGACCGCCTACGAGCGGGAGTTCGGCACGGCGGCCGCGCAACTGCGGGAGCTGCGCGACCGCGCCCTGCGCGAGCAGGCCCGGGCCAAGGTCGGGGACCTGATCGACCGCTACGGCGTGCCGCCCGTCGTCACCCCGGCGGCGCTGCGCGTACCGCCGTTCGTCGGCCTGGTCTCCCGGCTCGCCCACACCCTGCACGCCCTCCCGGGCTGTATGGCGTCGGCTGTGAACGAGGCCTGGCGGACCAGCGCCGGACCGGCTCAGGGCCCGGAGCCCAGTGCGAACAGGGTGTGGTACCCGCGGTCGTAG